From the Micromonospora echinospora genome, the window CGGTGCCGCGCAGGAAGTCCGGCAGCGCGGCGCGTACCGTGGCCCGGTTCGCCGGGTGCGCCGCCCAGACGGCCAGGAACACGACGAGGGCGAGGGCGGTGAAGAACAGCCCCTCGGCCGCGATCGAGAAGGCGACCGCGACCAGCACCCCGAAGATCACCCCGTTGCGCAGCCAGCGCCCCGGCTCCCGGAACGCGAACAGCCGCCAGACCAGGAGCGGCACCAGCCACCCGGCGGACCAGTTCAGGTGGGCGTTGGCGTGCGACACCATGCCGGGGGAGAAGGCGATCACCAGCGCCCCGACACCGGCGGCGAGCGGGGCGCGGACCAGGTGCCGGGAGAGCAGCCAGTACCAGGCCAGCGCGGTGGCGGCCAGGTTGAGGGTGAGGATCACCAGGAACGTCGCGGGCGGGCCGATCAGATACGTCAGTGGCGCGAACACCGCCGCGTACACGGTGATCGAGGTGTTGACCGCGAGGTTGACCCCGTCCGGGACGTTGAGCAGGTACGTGAAGAGCGGGTTGTCGCCGTGGGTGAGCGCGTGCGCGCCGAAGGCCAGCAGCCACTCGAAGAGGGCCTGGTCGCTGGAGTTGACGGTGATCGCCCGCCCGTTCGGGTCCCGCCAGAGCCCGCTGGTCACCCAGACCGCCAGGGCGAGCGCGACCAGCACCATCACCAGGTCTGCCCGGCGATTCCGGGTCGGGGCGGACGACGGCGCGGGCGGCCCGGTGAGCAGGGACGGGGAAGTCGGCACGGAGCGGACGTTACCAACCGTGTGAGGACAGACCGGCCGGACACGGAACCTCCGGGAGCCCGCGTACGTCCACACTTTGGCAATCGTGAATGTGTTAACGGTCGCCATGTCACACCTTCGTCATCCCGGCGTAACGTCGCGGCAATTCAAGTGACTCAGTTCACACCCTGGAGGCCGCCGTGCGTCGACCCCCGTCCGTCCTCACCCGGCTGGCCGCCGCGCTGGCCGGAGCCGTCCTCGCCGTCACGGCCGCCGCCGTGGCCGCCGCGCCCGCACAGGCCGCCAGCCTGACCCCGGTCACCGGCTTCGGTTCCAACCCCGGCAACCTCGCCATGTACGCCTACCGACCGGACGGCCTGCCCGCCAACGCCCCCGCCGTGGTGCTGCTGCACGGCTGCGCGCAGAACGCCACCGGCTACTTCACCAACTCGGGCTGGCGCAAGTTCGCCGACCAGTGGCGGTTCACACTGATCCTGGCCGAGCAGAAGTCCGCCAACAACTCGTCCTCCTGCTTCAACTGGTTCGAGACCGGTGACACCGCCCGGGGCCAGGGCGAGGCGCTCTCCGTCAAGCAGATGGTGGACCACGCGAAGGCCAACTACGGCACCGCCGCCAACCGGGTGTACGTCAGTGGCCTCTCCGCCGGCGGCGCGATGGCCGCCACCATGCTCGCCGCGTACCCGGACGTCTTCGCCGGCGGCTCGATCGTGGCCGGCGTGCCGTACCGCTGCGCCACCAGCATGATCAACGCGTTCTCCTGCATGAACCCCGGCGTCAACAAGACCCCCGCCCAGTGGGGCGACCTGGTCCGTAACGCCCACCCCGGCTACACCGGCGCCCGGCCGAAGGTCGCCATCTGGCACGGCACCGCCGACTACACCGTGGCCACGGCCAACGCCACCGAGTCCCGCGACCAGTGGACCAACGTGGCCGGCCTCTCCCAGACCCCGGGCAGCACCACCAACCTGCCCGCCGGCACCACCCTCGAGACCTACGGCAACGACCAGGTACGCGTCTACCGTGTCTCCGGCATGGGCCACGGCACCCCGATCGACCCGGGCAGCGGCGCCGAGCAGTGCGGCACCGCAGCCGCGTACTTCCTGGACACCATCTGCTCGGCGTACCGGGACGCGCTCTACTTCGGCCTGAACGGCTCCGGCGGCCCGGCCCCAAGCCCGACCGCGACCGCCGGCCCCACCCCGACGCCCACCGCCGCGCCGACCTGCGTGACCGCCAGCAACTACGCCCACGTCACCGCCGGGCGGGCCTACCACTCCGCCGGGTACGCCTACGCGACCGGCTCCGGACAGCGGATGGGCCTCTACAACACGTTCAGCAACGCCACCCTCAAGCAGACCGCCCCGAACTACTGGGTCGTCGGCTGCTGAGCCGCCCGAAGGTGGTCGCCGCCACCCGAGGTGGTCGCCGCCACCCGAGGTGATCGCCGACGGCCGAGGCGGTTGCACGGGGCTGAGGTGGTTGCCGGCGGCCGGGGTGGTTGCGCAGGGCTGAGGTGGTTGCAGGGGACCCTTCCTACCGCTTTTTGCCGAGGAGGGGTCCCCTGCAACCAACAAACCCGGGCGCGCGGGCGTGCCCAACCGAGGCGACGAGCGAGGCCGGGAGCCCGGCGTGTGGAGCGGCTACCCGTGCAGGGCGGCGTGCAGGGCGCCCGGCAGGTCCGGGTGCCGGAAGGAGAAGCCGGAACGGTAGGGGCGGCCCGCCCGGGTCAGCACCCCGGGCAGGACCCGGGTGCTGGTCAGGGCCTCCTGGGCGAAACCGCCCAGCGCGACCTTCAACGCCAGGGCCGGGATCGGCATGACCGCCGGCCGGTGCAGTTGCCGGGCCAACTCCCGGGTGAACTCCGCGTTCCGGACCGGGTTCGGGCCGACGACGTTCACCGGGCCGGCCACGTCGGTCCGGTCGAGCAGGAAGACCACCGCGTCGAGCCAGTCGACCATCGAGATCCACGGCACCCACTGCCGGCCGTTGCCGAGCTTCCCGCCGACGCCCAGCCGGAACGGAAGGAGCTGCGGCTTGAGCAGCCCGCCGTCGCGGTGCAGCGGCAGGCCGGTGCGCAGCCGCACCACCCGCACCCCGGCGTCCTCGGCCGGGCGGGTCGCCGCCTCCCAGACGCGGGCGACGTCGGCGAGGAACCCCTCGCCGGCCGGGGCGTCCTCCTCCACGACCCGGTCGCCGGTGTTGCCGTACCAGCCGATCGCCGAGGCGTTCAGCAGCACCGTCGGACGATCCTCGGCGGGCAGCCCGGCCATGGTGATGGCGAGCGTGCTGGTGGTCTCCACCCGGCTCGACCGGATCAGCGCCCGGTACGCGTCGTTCCACCGCTTGTCGCCGACGCCCGCGCCGGCCAGGTTGACCACCGCGTCGACCCCGGCGACCACCGCCGGGTCGAGCTGCGCGGTCCCCGGATTCCACCGCACCTCGTCGGGGCCGTGTGGTGGGCGGCGGACCAGCCGGACGATCTCGTGCCCGGCGTCGGCGAGCCGGGCGGCCAGTCGGGTGCCGAGAAAGCCGGAGGCGCCGGCCATGAGGATCCGCATGCCCAATCTTCACCCGGAACGAGGCCGGGGGTGCGGTCACCCTGATCATCCCACCCCTGCCGACGTCCCCGGTGCCGGCGACCAACGACCGGCGGGCAGTGGTGGGGCGCGGTCAGGGTGCGCCGTGGTGGGTGCTGCGGACCTCGTACAACTTGGGGTCGCTCTGCTCGACGAGCGCGCCGATCTCGGCCAGGTGCGGACGGGCCTCGGGCATCCGGAGCATCGCCTGGAAGTGCGCGGCGCTGTCCCACTGCGCGTAGTTGACCACGCGGGTGCCGTCGTGGCTGGCGTGGACGTTGGCGGACCGGAATCCCGGCACGGTGGCGAAGAAGGCCCGGGTGGTCCGGTCGAGGGCCTCGACCAGTTCGGCCTGTCGCCCGGGCGCCACGGTGAACATGTTGATCAACGTGACCAGGTCGGCGTCGGTGCTGATCACGGTCTGCGGGGTGGTCGACATCGTTCGTCCTCGTCAGCCGGAGGTGTCGGTCGGAAGGGGGAGACCCCGCAGGGTCTCCTTGCCGGGTGCACCGCGACGCTGACGATCACCCTAGTGGACCCCCGTTCGCGCCACCTCTGCGTCCGCTCGCCCCTCCAGCCCTTCTCGAGCGTGGATCGTGGTGGTGGACGGCCCCGGGAGCGGCCATCAGCCACCACGATCGGCGGTCGGAGAAGACGCCGAAGGGGCGCCCCGGTGACCGGGACGCCCCTTCGGGGACAGGGTCAGGACAGGCCGAGCTCCGCCTCGAAGTTGCCGGCCTCCAGGCGCTCCTTGACCGCGACCAGGAAACGGGCCGCGTCGGCGCCGTCGATCAGCCGGTGGTCGTAGGAGAGGGCCAGGTAGACCATCGACCGGACGGCGACCACCTCGCCGAGCTCCGGGTCGTTCACCACGACCGGACGCTTGACGACCGCACCGGTGCCGAGCATCGCCGACTGCGGCGACGGCACGATCGGGGTGTCGAAGAGGGCACCCCGGCTGCCGGTGTTGGTGAGGGTGAAGGTCGCCCCGGCGATCTCGTCCGGGCTGATCTTGTTGGTCCGGGTGCGCTCGGCCAGGTCGGCGATGCGCTTGGCCAGACCGCCCAGGTTGAGGTCACCGGCGTCGTGCACGACCGGCACCATCAGGCCCCGCTCGGTGTCCACCGCGATGCCCAGGTTCTCGGACTTCGGGTAGGTGATCGTGCCGGCGTCGAGGTCCATGCTGGCGTTGACCACCGGGTACGCCTGGAGCGCCTCGACCGCCGCCAGCGCGAAGAACGGCAGGAAGGACAGCTTTACGCCGTGCCGCGCCAGGAATGCGTCCTTGGCCCGGGCCCGCAGCTTGGCGACCTTGGTGACGTCCACCTCGACCACGGTGGTGAGCTGCGCCATCTCGTGCAGCGACTCCTGCATCCGCTTGGCGATGACCGCGCGGATCCGGGGCATCTTCTCGGTGGTGCCGCGCTTGGCGCTCGGCTGCGCCTTCGGCTGGGCCGGGGCGGCCGGAGCCTGCGCCGGGGCGGCGGGCGCCGGAGCGGCCTTGGCCGCCTTGGCCTTCTCCGCCGCGTCCAGCACGTCCTGCTTGCGGATCCGGCCACCGACACCGGTGCCGCTGATCGAGGAGAGGTCGACGCCGTGCTCGGCAGCCAGCTTGCGTACCAGCGGGGTCACGTAACCGGCGGCCTCCTCGCCGCCGCCCTGCGCCGGGGCGGACGGACGCTGCGGGGCGGCCGTCGGGGCGGCCGGGGTCGCCTGCTGCTCGGCCTTGGCGGGCTGCGCCGCCTTCTCGGCCTCGGCGGACGGCTCGTTGTAGGACAGGCCCGGAGTCGGCTCCTGGACGGCCGGCGCGGCCTTCGGCTCCGGCTTCGGTTCTGGCTTGGCCTCGGCCTTCGGTTCCGGCTTGGCCTCGGGCTCGGGCTTCGGCTCGGGCTTGGCCTCGGCCGGGGCGGCACCGGCCGCGCCGACCACCGCCAGGGTGGCACCGACCTCGGCGGTCTCGTCCTCGGGAACCTTGATCTCCAGCAGGGTGCCGGCGACCGGCGACGGGATCTCGGTGTCGACCTTGTCGGTCGAGACCTCCAGCAGCGGCTCGTCGACCTCGATGCTGTCCCCGACCTGCTTCAGCCAGCGGGTGACCGTACCCTCGGTGACGCTCTCGCCGAGCGCGGGCATCTTCACCGGGGTGCCCTCGCCCGACGGCGCCGGGGCGGCCTCGGCCTTCGGCTGCTCCTGCTCCTTGGGCTGCTCGGGCTCGGGGCCGGTGCCCTCGGCCGCGGCGGTCGGCTCGGCCTTCTCCGCCGGGGCCTCCTGCTCCTCCTGCGGCGCGCCCGCGCCGCCGCCGGCCTGCTCGCCCTCACCGGCGATGACGGCGAGTTCGCTACCGACCTCGGCGGTCTCGTCCTCGCCCACCACGATCCGGCTCAGCACGCCCGCCGCCGGGGACGGGATCTCGGTGTCGACCTTGTCGGTCGAGACCTCGAGCAGCGGCTCGTCGACCTCGACCGTGTCGCCCTCCTGCTTGAGCCAGCGCGTGACGGTGCCCTCGGTGACGCTTTCGCCGAGCCGGGGCATGGTGACCGATACCGGCATCTTTCAAGACTCCTTCGTAGCCTGGGTACGGATCCTCGCCCGCTTGCCGCCGGACGTCGCGGATGTGGGTGTGGTCAGGCGTGTGCGTGCAGCGGCTTGCCCGCCAGGGCGAGGTGCGCCTCGCCGAGGGCCTCGTTCTGGGTCGGGTGGGCGTGCACGAGCTGCGCCACCTCGGCCGGGTAGGCCTCCCAGTTGTAGATGAGCTGCGCCTCGCCGATCAGCTCACCGACCCGGGCGCCGACCATGTGCACGCCGACCACCGGTCCGTCCTCGACCCGGACCAGCTTGACGAAGCCCGTGGTCTTGAGGATCTGGCTCTTGCCGTTGCCACCCAGGTTGTAGTTGTAAGTCTTGATCTTGTCAGCCCCGTACTGCTCCTTGGCCTTGGCCTCGGTGAGACCGACCGAGGCCAGCTCCGGGTCGCAGTAGGTGACCCGGGGGATGCCCGCCTCGTCGATCACGGTGGGGTTCCGGCCGGCGATCTCCTCGGCGACGAAGATGCCCTGCTGGAAGCCGCGGTGCGCGAGCTGGAGACCGGGGACGATGTCGCCGACGGCGTAGACGTTCGGCACACCGGTGCGCAGCCGCTCGTCGGTCAGCACGTACCCGCGGTCGATCTTGACGCCCTGCTCCTCGTACCCGAGGTCGGCGGTCACCGGGCCGCGGCCGACGGCGACGAGCAGCAGCTCGGCCTCGACGGTCTCGCCACCGGCGATGGTGACCTTGACGCCCTTCTCGGTCTTCTCGACCTTCTCGAAGGGCTTGCCGACCTTGAAGTTGATCTTCCGCTTGCGGAACGCCCGCTCCAGCGCCTTCGACGACTCCTCGTCCTCGGCGGCGACCAGTCGGGGCAGCGCCTCGATGATCGTCACGTCCACCCCGAAGGACTTCCAGACGCTGGCGAACTCGACGCCGATCACGCCGCCGCCGAGCACGATCGCCGACGCGGGCACCCGGTCCAGGGTCAGCGCGTGGTCGCTGGTGATCACCCGCTCGCCGTCGACCTCCAGGCCGGGCAGGCTACGGGCGTACGAGCCGGTGGCCAGCACGACGTTGCGGCCGGTGTACCGCTTGCCGTCGACCTCGACGACGTTCGGCCCGACCAGCCGGCCGGCGCCGGACACGAAGGTGATGTTCTTGGAGCCGCCGACCAGGCCCTGGAGACCCTTGTACAGGCGGGCGACCACACCGTCCTTGTACGAGTTGACGCCGGCGATGTCGATGCCGACCAGCTCGGCCTTGACGCCGAACTGCTCCGACTCGCGGGTGCTGTCGGCGATCTCCGCCGCGTGCAGCAGGGCCTTGGTCGGGATGCAGCCGTTGTGCAGGCAGGTCCCGCCGAGCTTGCCCTTCTCGATCAGGGCGACCTTGAGGTCCAGCTGGGCGGCGCGCAGCGCCGCCGCATAGCCGCCGCTGCCTCCTCCGAGGATGACAACGTCGAAGGTCGCGTCGTTCGGCTCGCTCACACTCAACTCCCAGGTCGCGTCGCTGCTACGAGGGTCATGCCAGGAAAAGGGCATACTCGCCTCGGTCATCTTGTCACCTGCCCTCGCAGGGCGCGTACTGAGGTGCTCAACGACACGTCGAGGACACGTACGCTTGGCGGAAGCCTTCTCGAGACGGCGGGTGGAGGGGATGGCCGGTGGCCCTGTTCCGACGACGACGCAAGCCCAGCGGTGGTGACTCGGGTCCGGGGCGCGCGGCCAGTCGCGCCGACCTCGAACACCTGGAGAACTTCGTACGGACCAGACGCGGGGTCGAGGCGTTCATCGAACCGCAGACCACCGTCACCGAGACCACGGTGATGCTGATCGCCGACGACGGGGAGTGGACCCGCCGCCGTATCGACTCACCGGAGAACGCCCGCCGCTTCGCCCACCGGCTCGCCATCCCGATCTACGACGTGCGCCTGGTCGGGTACCCGCAACGGATGCGCGACTTCAACGAGCGCCGTAAGCGCCGTCCCGAGCTGTACTGAGGCGGAGTCGTGCCGGCCCGGCCCGGCGGCGCTCCGGCCGCGCCGGGCGGTGCCATGTGCGGGGCGTTGCCCCGGGTGTGTGGGCGGTGCCGTGTGCGGGGCGGTGCCCCGGGTGTTTGCAGGGGTCCCCTGTTACTCGAAAAGCGGTAACAGGGGACCCCTGCTACCACCTCAGCCCTCGGTGGCGATGTCCTCGACGAGCTGGACGAGGGTCCGGACCGGCACGCCGGTGCCGCCCTTGGTCCAGTAGCCGGTCGGCTCGCCCGAGTGGTAGCTCGGACCGGCGATGTCGATGTGCGCCCAGGCCACGTCGTCGGTGACGAACTCACGCAGGAACGTGCCACCCTGGAGCATGTGCCCGGCGCGGTCCATCCCGGCGTTGACCTGCGAGATGTCGGCCACCTCGGAGTCCATGCCCTTGCGCACGTCGTCCGGCAGCGGCATCGGCCAGGCCGGCTCGCCGACCGCGTCGCCGACCGTCCGCACCCGCTCGCAGAGTTCCGGCGTGCCCATCACCCCGGCGACCCGCTTGCCCAGCGAGATGACCTGCCCGCCGGTCAGCGTGGAGGTCTCGAAGAGGTAGTCGCAGCCGTCGGCGCAGGCCCGCGCCATCGCGTCGCCCAGGACCATCCGGCCCTCGGCGTCGGTGTTGAGCACCTCGACCCGCTTGCCGTTGAACATGGTGATCACATCGCCCGGCCGGTACGCCGTACCCGACGGCATGTTCTCCGCGATCGGCACGTACGCGTTCACCGCCACCGACGGCTTCAGCGCCGCGACGGCCAGCATGGTCGCCGCGACCGCCGCCGCGCCGCCCATGTCGGACTTCATCTCCCACATGCCCTGCGACGGCTTGATGGAGATGCCGCCGGTGTCGAAGGTGATGCCCTTGCCGACCAGCGCGATCCGCTTGCCGGTCGCCCCGCCCTCCGGGGTGTACGTGATCTTGACCAGGCGCGGCGGGGCCTCCGAGCCCTGTCCGACCGCGATGATGCCGCCGTAGCCCCCCTCGGCCAGGGCCGTCTCGTCGAGCACCTCGACGGTCAGCCCGGCCGCCCGGGCGGCCTCGGCCACCGTGTCGGCGAAGGCCGGCGGACGCTTGTCGTTGGGGGCGGTGTTCACCCAGTCCCGGCTGAGCCGGACCGCGCCCGCCACGGTGGTCGCGCGGACGATCTCCGCCTGCGCGGTGGCGTCCGCGGCGTCCGGCACCGACACCAGCACCTCGGCCACCGGGTCCCGCCGGGTCGGCTGCGGCTTGGTCTTGTAGCCGGCGAACCGGTAGCCGCCCAGCAGCGCGCCCTCGGCGACCGCGCGCAGCGCCGCCGGGGCGTCCGCGTCGTCCGGC encodes:
- a CDS encoding PHB depolymerase family esterase, producing MRRPPSVLTRLAAALAGAVLAVTAAAVAAAPAQAASLTPVTGFGSNPGNLAMYAYRPDGLPANAPAVVLLHGCAQNATGYFTNSGWRKFADQWRFTLILAEQKSANNSSSCFNWFETGDTARGQGEALSVKQMVDHAKANYGTAANRVYVSGLSAGGAMAATMLAAYPDVFAGGSIVAGVPYRCATSMINAFSCMNPGVNKTPAQWGDLVRNAHPGYTGARPKVAIWHGTADYTVATANATESRDQWTNVAGLSQTPGSTTNLPAGTTLETYGNDQVRVYRVSGMGHGTPIDPGSGAEQCGTAAAYFLDTICSAYRDALYFGLNGSGGPAPSPTATAGPTPTPTAAPTCVTASNYAHVTAGRAYHSAGYAYATGSGQRMGLYNTFSNATLKQTAPNYWVVGC
- a CDS encoding TIGR01777 family oxidoreductase, with the protein product MRILMAGASGFLGTRLAARLADAGHEIVRLVRRPPHGPDEVRWNPGTAQLDPAVVAGVDAVVNLAGAGVGDKRWNDAYRALIRSSRVETTSTLAITMAGLPAEDRPTVLLNASAIGWYGNTGDRVVEEDAPAGEGFLADVARVWEAATRPAEDAGVRVVRLRTGLPLHRDGGLLKPQLLPFRLGVGGKLGNGRQWVPWISMVDWLDAVVFLLDRTDVAGPVNVVGPNPVRNAEFTRELARQLHRPAVMPIPALALKVALGGFAQEALTSTRVLPGVLTRAGRPYRSGFSFRHPDLPGALHAALHG
- a CDS encoding antibiotic biosynthesis monooxygenase family protein, which codes for MSTTPQTVISTDADLVTLINMFTVAPGRQAELVEALDRTTRAFFATVPGFRSANVHASHDGTRVVNYAQWDSAAHFQAMLRMPEARPHLAEIGALVEQSDPKLYEVRSTHHGAP
- the sucB gene encoding 2-oxoglutarate dehydrogenase, E2 component, dihydrolipoamide succinyltransferase, with the protein product MPVSVTMPRLGESVTEGTVTRWLKQEGDTVEVDEPLLEVSTDKVDTEIPSPAAGVLSRIVVGEDETAEVGSELAVIAGEGEQAGGGAGAPQEEQEAPAEKAEPTAAAEGTGPEPEQPKEQEQPKAEAAPAPSGEGTPVKMPALGESVTEGTVTRWLKQVGDSIEVDEPLLEVSTDKVDTEIPSPVAGTLLEIKVPEDETAEVGATLAVVGAAGAAPAEAKPEPKPEPEAKPEPKAEAKPEPKPEPKAAPAVQEPTPGLSYNEPSAEAEKAAQPAKAEQQATPAAPTAAPQRPSAPAQGGGEEAAGYVTPLVRKLAAEHGVDLSSISGTGVGGRIRKQDVLDAAEKAKAAKAAPAPAAPAQAPAAPAQPKAQPSAKRGTTEKMPRIRAVIAKRMQESLHEMAQLTTVVEVDVTKVAKLRARAKDAFLARHGVKLSFLPFFALAAVEALQAYPVVNASMDLDAGTITYPKSENLGIAVDTERGLMVPVVHDAGDLNLGGLAKRIADLAERTRTNKISPDEIAGATFTLTNTGSRGALFDTPIVPSPQSAMLGTGAVVKRPVVVNDPELGEVVAVRSMVYLALSYDHRLIDGADAARFLVAVKERLEAGNFEAELGLS
- the lpdA gene encoding dihydrolipoyl dehydrogenase, producing the protein MPFSWHDPRSSDATWELSVSEPNDATFDVVILGGGSGGYAAALRAAQLDLKVALIEKGKLGGTCLHNGCIPTKALLHAAEIADSTRESEQFGVKAELVGIDIAGVNSYKDGVVARLYKGLQGLVGGSKNITFVSGAGRLVGPNVVEVDGKRYTGRNVVLATGSYARSLPGLEVDGERVITSDHALTLDRVPASAIVLGGGVIGVEFASVWKSFGVDVTIIEALPRLVAAEDEESSKALERAFRKRKINFKVGKPFEKVEKTEKGVKVTIAGGETVEAELLLVAVGRGPVTADLGYEEQGVKIDRGYVLTDERLRTGVPNVYAVGDIVPGLQLAHRGFQQGIFVAEEIAGRNPTVIDEAGIPRVTYCDPELASVGLTEAKAKEQYGADKIKTYNYNLGGNGKSQILKTTGFVKLVRVEDGPVVGVHMVGARVGELIGEAQLIYNWEAYPAEVAQLVHAHPTQNEALGEAHLALAGKPLHAHA
- a CDS encoding leucyl aminopeptidase, with protein sequence MTSPSTTLSLVDTDPAELAVDAIVIGVHSQTGEDATSGPAGSLLLGSGAESIAAAFDGKLTETLALLGATGAPGEVIKLATLGTITAPLVAAVGLGPEPTGAAPAPETLRRAAGSVVRALAGAARVALSLPLPDDADAPAALRAVAEGALLGGYRFAGYKTKPQPTRRDPVAEVLVSVPDAADATAQAEIVRATTVAGAVRLSRDWVNTAPNDKRPPAFADTVAEAARAAGLTVEVLDETALAEGGYGGIIAVGQGSEAPPRLVKITYTPEGGATGKRIALVGKGITFDTGGISIKPSQGMWEMKSDMGGAAAVAATMLAVAALKPSVAVNAYVPIAENMPSGTAYRPGDVITMFNGKRVEVLNTDAEGRMVLGDAMARACADGCDYLFETSTLTGGQVISLGKRVAGVMGTPELCERVRTVGDAVGEPAWPMPLPDDVRKGMDSEVADISQVNAGMDRAGHMLQGGTFLREFVTDDVAWAHIDIAGPSYHSGEPTGYWTKGGTGVPVRTLVQLVEDIATEG